In a single window of the Bradyrhizobium erythrophlei genome:
- a CDS encoding COX15/CtaA family protein yields the protein MTGIARQQTPNNRAIGWWLIAVAALIAAMVLVGGATRLTESGLSIVEWKPVSGALPPLNQEQWTQAFEAYKTIPQYHELNAGMTLAEFKTIFWWEFSHRLLGRVIGVAFLLPFLWFLWRGAVGADLRRRLWLIFGLGALQGAVGWWMVASGLSQRVEVSQYRLATHLVLALMIFAGIVWTLRRLADRPPAVTSSRLKITSVALLVLTFVQIYLGALVAGLRAGRIYNTWPDIDGAFIPSAARLFFEAPWWRNLFDNTLTVQFEHRMVAYFVFTLAVLHVVDAIRSRAGGAAISGAVWLAAVITLQAILGILTLLNQAPIDLALAHQAVAIAVLTLAIFQAERLAARRPQMGRQELVRTVTQIG from the coding sequence GGATGGTGGCTGATCGCGGTCGCTGCCCTGATCGCGGCCATGGTGCTGGTCGGCGGCGCCACGCGGCTGACCGAGTCCGGGCTTTCGATTGTCGAGTGGAAACCGGTGTCCGGTGCTCTGCCGCCGCTCAATCAGGAGCAATGGACGCAAGCCTTCGAAGCCTACAAGACCATCCCGCAATATCACGAACTCAACGCCGGTATGACGCTCGCCGAGTTCAAGACGATTTTCTGGTGGGAATTCAGCCATCGGTTGCTCGGGCGGGTGATCGGGGTCGCCTTCCTGCTGCCGTTTCTCTGGTTCCTGTGGCGCGGCGCTGTTGGCGCAGACCTGCGGCGGCGGTTATGGCTGATCTTCGGCCTCGGCGCGCTGCAGGGCGCGGTCGGCTGGTGGATGGTGGCCTCGGGGCTTTCGCAGCGGGTCGAGGTTTCGCAATATCGCCTCGCCACCCATCTGGTGCTGGCGCTGATGATTTTCGCGGGCATTGTATGGACGCTGCGCCGGCTGGCGGACCGGCCGCCAGCAGTGACGTCGTCGCGGCTGAAGATCACGAGCGTGGCTCTGCTCGTGCTGACCTTCGTGCAGATTTATCTGGGCGCGCTGGTCGCGGGCCTGCGCGCGGGCAGGATTTACAACACCTGGCCGGATATCGACGGGGCGTTCATTCCATCCGCGGCGCGGCTGTTCTTTGAAGCGCCGTGGTGGCGCAACCTGTTCGACAATACGCTCACCGTGCAGTTCGAGCACCGCATGGTCGCTTATTTCGTGTTTACGCTTGCCGTTCTGCATGTGGTCGATGCTATCAGATCGCGGGCCGGAGGCGCCGCGATCAGCGGTGCGGTGTGGCTCGCGGCTGTCATCACCTTGCAGGCGATACTGGGTATTCTCACCCTGCTGAACCAGGCTCCGATTGATCTCGCCTTGGCGCACCAGGCCGTTGCGATTGCGGTTCTGACTTTGGCGATTTTTCAAGCCGAACGATTGGCGGCGCGCCGACCGCAAATGGGGCGTCAAGAACTGGTTCGGACGGTCACCCAGATCGGCTGA